ATGAGAATTTATGATAAAATTTCTTTTAATGTTATCTTGAGCATTTTATTCAGTTATGCCTATAAATATTATGCTCTTGTAATTCTTGATTGCTCAAAGAGATCAAAACTTGGTATGAAGTTATTTGATTGTTATCTTCAATTTTTGATTGGTTGTTTTAGTAGACACGCACTTATGCAAGGATTATTGGAGAGGATGTTGTTATGCTTCATGAACTGGCACATGTGGCTGCTAGCAGAGTCAAGGAAACAGAAGCCTCGCTTGACACTGAAATTTTGTGTGTGCAGTTTAAATTGCCTCTGATTTCTGAAGGGAGGTGTAAATGTATATTATTACGGCCATTCCGGGTGAGTCCTGGCCAATGTTAGTTATCTGATGTCATAGTGTGGAGTTCTTCATCAAACCCTTGAGTTTCTTAATCTTCAACACAATATTACAAGAACTTATGAAGAAAGGTGTAACAGAATATGTGtatttcttgtttgtttttGCCCCAACTGATTTGAATGATGATGTTTTGTGTTGGGTTGATGTCTTCAAATgtgaagagaaatgagaaaGTGTGATAGTGTCTAGTTGAGGAGGCTCACCAAGGTTGCTTTTTTTATGAGTGATATGCAAACAACAAATTACATGTCACTGAAAAAAATCAACAGGCCACGTATATTCTTGCGTTTAGTCTTCCTATAGTTTAGGGTTTTCTGATGTCAAACTGTCAATGAATGTAGTTTGGAAACAGATAGGTTGAAAAAAGCATTCAGATTGATTGTTGTAGCACCTATTCATTTCCATTTGTTATTTTCTCAAAGTCCAAAACAAAGAGTGGCCAGTGAGACATTTCTGTTTCCCCATCATCTAAATATAAATATAGTTGCTCCAAATGAGTGTTTAGTTTTTAAGGAACAAGCTGATAGTTCTAGGCCATCAAATGTAATTCAATTGGCAAATGGCATTTCCTGCCATTACTTCTTGTTGTTTGATATTAGTTGAATATAATATGAGAATTTTCATCCTAAGTTTTAAGAAGAGTTAGTCAAATTATAAGTGAGGACTAGTCCTGCTCCTAAAGAATTTTCCGAACACCTTGTGGAGGTGAATCCTAGGTTAATGTTAGGTGGTTCTTAATTTAGTGGAAGTGAATTTGTTTATGGCTTAAAAGGATTGTTCACAAGTTCACCCTCCTAAATCTAGCACTGCAGTGAAAGAAAAGCATAAGAACAAACAGCTTTTTCCCAAAAATAAatttcacctacaacaatagttgTAGCCATTGGATTAAAAACTTAGTTAAGATTAAGAATGtaagataaataaaataaacgaTAAAAAGATCTATAATTTTCCTATCAAGTAAAAAGAAAGATCTATATGCATACTTAAACAACTAAAACTCTGTTAATTAATGATCCATGATACAAGTCACTGGAGAGAGTAGTTTAATCATCCAAAAACAAGGTTCCATGTCTCCCCTTTTAAGTACAAGAAGCATGAAAGTCTCAGACACATTTTGTAAAGCAACATTTAGAAAAGCCAAATTCCAAAAGCACTACAGTAGGAATGATGTTAAAGATCATTATCTAACTCACTAATCCATGGAGGAAGTGGCAGAAACGTAATATGCAACACAGAATAGGCCATGAACAAAACATGAAATCCCACCAATGGACAGGAAGTGATGGTGTGATAAACCACAGGAACCGTCTGATCTGTTGTTTGACAAAGCCCCTATCACTAGCATGGACAATCCAACGGCCAACAGGACCCTGATCAACAACACAATCAAAATgagtaaagtaaaaaaaaatgattctaCGATTGATACTGTTGATTCTGTAGCCAAAGTCAATTCCAAGGAGAAGATTTTgcaagtgcatgtttggatatcgTGATTTTGATTTCACTATGGTTTTTcaccgtgtatccaaacatgcactaaataaTTTATGAGTGTTTGAATTGATTCTCAAGAAAAATAAGCTGATGCAAGTACATTACCAAGTTAAAATAAGGCAAGCCACTGAGAGTTGCCTACTGGGGGCAGCTTTCTCAAACTCTTGTTGAGAACAAATGCAACTGCAGCCACCTAGCAAATTGGCAATAGCATGGGCTAGTCCTAAAAGCACTGCTGCACCCAAACCCAGCATGAAGGCTTGATGACTTGGTTCTCTACACTCAAATATCCACAGTCTTAAATGCTTGACCTGTTTGTTCAAAACAAACATCGTAGTTTAACATAGATCTCAGTATACTATAGCTGTTCTGACACACATTTAGTAAATGCACCTAAAAAATAGTGCCAGCTTCAAGCATACCTTGTTTTGTGCTATTTCAGCTTGGAAGGCAAGAATCCCAGCTGCAACATCCATGATTATAATCAGGAGGCACAGAAAAATGCCTACCACTCTAGCCATTTGTAGGAGAAATTGAAATTCTTTGTTTTTTCTCTGCTCTGGCTCTCTTGTTACTAAGGTCAGCAACAGTAGGGAAATAGATGTAGTggggggtatatatataggAATTACAAtatataatgattaaaaaagtATAGTGAAAGAGAATGGTAGGAGGTGGAATATCAAAGcaaagcttcttttgttcacACTGTGCTACACACTTTAAATTTGCTTTATTTTctactttctcttctttttcttgacTCTTGGATTCCTTTGACAGGGATAGAAGGAAAGCATGGTACAAACCAGCTCATTCCCCCGTACTCTAGCACGCTTATATAGTTATAGGGATTTACTTAAATATGAATACGTGAGAGTAAAGTTTCTTGACTCTTTGACTTTTAGGTCATATTTTGAAGGGTTTACCTGGAATTGTATGACGTACAAAAATAagttcttgaaaaaaaaaattccaattctAAATCCCtggaatttgttttttaatcaaaataggtCTCTACCAGTGTTACCATCCTATGTGGCTCTgtttttacacagtcatcatgtccacgtggcttttataattatcTTTTAATAGCTTCTgggttaaaaaatttaattaaaaactaaaaaaataaaacccagaaaaattcaTCACATTTATctaaaaaacccagaaatttgGTGGTGGTGCTGAACATATATTGTATACACAAAAACCCATTGGAACCTCTTTTTctcatttaattaaaataaaaaaaatcaattaacacaaaacataacaaaataACCCTGCAACATTCACGCGTTTTCTCTCCCTCCCTGCGCTTTTTTTTCTCACCATTGAAGCTTCAGTCTTTAGATGAAATCTTCTCCTCCACTGAAGCTTCTCAGTCTTCAGATCGCGCCGTCCCATCTTGGCCCAACCACCTCCCAATCGCGCCGCTCGAGCAAGGTCTTTCGACACATGCCCACCCCGATTCCGACCGCAAACGACCTACCCACCTCACCTCACCGCAACCCACCCTCCCCCACCGCAACCCACCTACCCACCTCACCGCAACTGCCACCCACCGCAACCCAgaacccccacccccaaaacccagATCTTAGAGAAAGAGATCgagaaagagaaaagagtaaGAGAAACCAAAAATCCAGATCTGAAAAAAAGCGAGGTAAGGATGAAAACCAAGGACAGTTGCTAACGATGCTACATGTGAAACCCATATGGGTGGCTTTTCACGGCCACAAACAGAAAACTGAAACCTAGGTCATTTTGGGGCTTACGACGCTGTCAAGTTGTGGACGAAATGCACTAAAACCAGTATCAAGTGCGTCGTATTAATCACCAAGTATGAGCTTTATCTGTATACATTCACCTATCTCCAGTTTAATGTGGAAATCTACAAATTTGTACATAATGTAGTATTGATGATGATATAGGCATCCAttgctttttcttttccatctcttccgccactctttctttctttctcctttGCTTTTCTAAATGCCAAATAAATGGTTATTGTTGTTCATGttgtttatgaaaataattagggatgaagaagatggagagaGGGTGAGGGTGAAGGTATGTTGTGCTTTGTGGCTTTGAAGTTAGGgattggttttttattttttggatttttttggATTTTATGTTGAAGATGATAAGAAAGatgtttgaagatgatgaagatgttcgaagaagatgaagaatgttctgggtttttaatttttattattttttttaattttcggatttttatttttgagtatTTAATAAGTTGTGGAGTTAAAAAAAATGACTAGGATAtataaaaagccacgtggacaTGATGACTATATAAAAATAGAGTCGCATAAGCTGGTAACATGGGTAGGGACCTATTtcgattaaaaaaattatagggaTCCGAAAtcggaaaaatatttttcagggAATTATTTTCGTACGtcatacaatttcagggacctccacagtatttaagcctattttGAATCATATAAGTTGGGATCCATTTGAATTAATACTTATTTTAGACAGATGTTTGGAAATATATTGAGTGAAAACCATCGGTTGAGGGATTAAATATGTTAGCAAGATGTATTTGTTGGGAGAGGTCtacccacttaacgtgatctcaaAGCCTCGaaggattagtctcatgactgTTGGTTGTAGGATACCttgaaacaaaaaagaaagtATAAAAATGGAAATATTTTACACATCAcaattcaatttttgttgaaGTAACATGACATTTAATtgaacttttcaaaaaaaacacTTAAATTCGATATTTTTTAAGAATTGACTTACTTAAATCTCATACTTCCCGAAAATGAAATTATTTGTCTAGTTTGTGGTTGATTTGGTACAATGAGTCAGGTGATATCTAtcaattcattttaattttattatatttaattaaatgGGAAAAAATTCAACAATCACTTAGCCAAAAACACATAGCTCCATGGAAACGTTACAATGGTGTCATCTCAGGTTTATTGGGAGAGCATCCAACCCAGCCATAAGAAGCGAACTTTCTCGACACTCATCATTTCCAAATAATCTTCATGCTTTGTTAACTGCAGAATTCATTCACCATGAATGTTCACACACAGATTTAGATCATCCTAAATCCTGAAATTTTACAGTCAAGATGAGAAAGATTAAGCACTCCTCGTTTCAGTATAAGAAAGATTAACTCAGGCTAAACAGACAAGATAAGGAAGACAGAAATGCCTTGAAATAAACCCTTTTtactttcatttcatttcatattAAGAGTTATGATAATGCCCTACAACCAAATGAATTACAAATCAAAAGTAAGGAAACGAACTGTACACAAGAATGACGGAAAAGGCCGAACAAGGGATTATGCTTTGGGGATAAATAATTATGGACTCCCCACGCTAAAAAGAGGTAGGAAGTTATGGATGATGAACTAATCCTTAATCTATAAAAAAGTTTTCACCAGGAAGGCTCTGTCAGCTTCCCCAATAGTCAAAACCAAAGCAAAATTTTCACTGATCCCACTTGGCCTGGAATATGGCAGGTCTGTGCTTCAACCAATGAACCATCTCCTTGTTCAGTGGAGAGTTATTAATTACAGCGTCTAACATTGGGCTACCAAAGAATTTCGGAGAATTTTTGAATGACCATATCTGGTCTTTGGGCCAAGGTCTTTGAGGCTGCTTCACCTGGATAAACAAGGTAGCAACAAATGAGTAGCCACCAACAGCAAATACTAGAAATCGCACAAAGCAGCAAAAGCAGTCATGATTAGCTTAAACTAATCAAACATATTCTTAGATCAGATTTGATAAGATCATATTGTTCGTAAGCTAAACCAAATGTAAAACATTTCCTATTTGACATTTTTcacgaaaagaaaaaaagagttaGAAATAAAAGAACTACATAAACAAATAAACCAACCATTCTTGTCAGCATGGATCTCACTGTCCTTGGACCATAAACACGATGTGGTGAAGGCTTCTGAGCCTTGGCATAGAAGGAACTGATGTCTGGTAAAGATATGCAACCCCTCCTGGTTCTAGCCAGGATACAATCTGGCTCCAAATAACTCTGATTATACCAAAAAATCAGCTGCCCTAGACAATAATTTTCACCATATATCTTCTGATACTCCTGAAATTCTGCTCCCAATTTGTCAGCATACTTAGGACCTAAGTCAAGTGGACTAATATAGACAGGTGACGAAGTAAAAGTTTGATAATCCTGCATGAAAAAAGTGTTTTAGATTGTAATCGAAAATTAAAATGATAGGAAGAGAAGCAAAATTTCAACATATTACAAAGCTTAGGGGCATTCACAGTAGAACATACCTGTATTCTAAGAAAGTACTTGGTAAAAGCGTAAATATGGATTAAGTCAGCAGCAGCATCATGCCGACATTTGTATGTACAAGGAAGATTTCGAACCTCATCCCTTAACCTTTAGAAAAGGGTAAAGAAACAATGTGAAGATAAGTTCTCCCaggataaaataacacaaaaacaAACTAGAGTTGCAAGCACTTACCACAACAGAGATTTCTGAAGTTCTTTTTGAACATCTCCAGAACTTGAAGGATCACGGGCACAAACTTGGGACTTGAGATCATTAAAGGTAGACTCTTCCACATGAGGAGCCATACACTGAAGCAGCTCCCCAACAAATGAATCCTCTCCTTTCCAGAGGAAGGAAACAACTGCTTCAGGATTGAGCCTCTCAAGAGGAGGTGGAGCTTTCCTTGGATCGCCAAAGATACATCTCATAACATACCTTACCTGTAATACCacttgttagaatataatataaattcaTTAAAGtgggcccttacccaacagcttaagcttttgggataagtggttacttgacatggtatcagagcctggttgaccgagaggtctagagttcgatccttgctcccctcactttctaattaaaaagtggaattttaTTAAGCACATGGaaggtgggcctgtgcatttatccacgcttcaagcccaaagggctcttgcgtgagggggcgtgttagaatataatataaattcaTTAAAGtgggcccttacccaacagcttaagcttttgggataagtggttactTGACATTGGTATAATAAAGAAACAAGTTGATAATCAGCCTTCTCACATTCCTTCTTCTGAGAAGTTGAATGAGGCAAACTGTTGAAATCTGGGCCCACTTTAAtgaatttatattatattctaacacgccccctcacgcaagagcccttcgggcttgaagcgtggataaatgcacaggcccaccttCCATGTGCTTAATAACAGAAAGAAAAATTTAGTGGAAAATATTGTTCTGCATTGAAATCTGAAAGTACTGTTTGTATATGACTATCCACTTCAGATTACATGAAGAGACAAGAGCGTAATTGTGAAGTGTGTTTGGCAAAGAAAATGAGATCTAAAATTTTTTACCATCTATAAACTGTCATGTGTCATGCAGCTTGCTGTCTTTAACAGTCTTAACAAGGCCATATTGTTGGCAATAAttcttactaaaaaattgacaTTTGCCATTTCTTTATACCTTCACTTAAAGCAAGAATAGTAAAATAGAAAACACAAAGCAAAGTGGGAAGCACAATCACCTTTTCTAGGGTGACTGCAAGATTCTGAAGCCTCTGGTTGTATACACCCTCAGCCTGACACACACAAGAGACATGTAGAAGGAAATAAATGTCATTCAAAATAATCTTTTGATAATAAAACATagcaaaagaaacagaaagacTACCTGAACCTCTGCATCACTCCTCTCAACTTCATGACATATCtctgaaaaatattttcttttttcttccaaaTTATGCTTTAGAATTTCCTCAGGAAGTTTTGTTCTTTCAAAATTGACAAATCTCACCTTCAACAGAGCACAAGTGTCAgcaaaaataatgaaaataacAGCAACAACTGAGAAACATCGATGAAACACTGAGGAAACAAGGCACATACAACGCGAGCTGCATAAGCAACTAGCCAATCTGGCAGGCCTCCAAGCAAACAACTGCCTAAACCAGCTCTTCCCAGATCATTATAGTCCTCTTCAGAAACACAGTTCAATTCACAAGCTTCTAGCATCATATAATGACGATCAAGAATTCCATGCCACTCCTTCAGTACCTGAGAGGACAGAGACAAGATATTCCAGTCAATAGCCAAAGTGatcaaacaaaacaacaaattgTAATAATAAGACTGTTCCACTTCTTACAAGACGGCTCCGCAATGATTTCATGCATATGAGAACACAGCCAAACACAGAAAGCATGTCTACTCAACTAACTCTGATAGAAACTGGATCAGATAGAAGTAAATGAAAGATGGAACATAAATGAGAAAGTAATTCTCTTATTGAAGAATGGAATGCGTGTGTACAATTCTAACATTTGAGAGGCTAGTCTCTCCACAATCTGACCCAATTCCAGAATAATTCCAGAATAATCTCCCTAACTACCTCTTCATTATTTTTGTAGGAATGCTAACTAACAAACATTTACAAGCTGACTAACTAACGGTTACAATGGCCTATTAATTCAGGCCTGaactaacaactaactcttGGTCACCTGCTTAACAGGCCCAGACCCATTATCTCATAATTTCTTGTATCTTCTATGGTACACGGTACACCTTATTATTAGGTGATCTAAGTTTAACTCTATCAGACTTCAAGACTTTTTGCATTTTCTACTAAGAACCATGCCTACAATAAAGGATACCAACACCATACAATCATTTACAAGGATATATGGTTAAATTTAGCAAATATATGTGTGTAACGCATACGTACAACCAAATGCCTTTAGGactcattttaatttttcaatcttATTCccatatataataaaataataaaaatataataaaaaatgataaagtaaatgataaaaagagaaaacacaAAGAGCAACTATAAAAGGATAGTGAATCAAGAAAAGAGTACAAATGGcagtaatatttatttatattgttGAAATTAAAGGGTTATTTAAGTTATATGGGATGTCTTTTATTAAGTTACAAAAACCAAAGCGGTAACCCTTACTTATACTAATACTAACTAGACTCCTAATGCTGATTAAATTAAGTAAGGAAACAAACCATGAAAATTAAGGAAATACAAACCAATTCTAAGAGATAatcttgttgggggagacaggggagcccatgggctgaggagcaagacaccaagagatatcaacgccacatcttaacccaaaaccttaaggcattaggtttatgggtcacatctcttataaagttttctcctcacccaaacttaaccaatgtgagactccaactccgcacttgaattctcaacaatctacccctcaagtgcgagtcacctccacattatcatggcccccctccgcggaagcttatccactcttgcaccgccgttcgcttcaccgcgtcaacggaacccgccACCTAGCCACaccgctaggaagactttcgacacaaggagccgtaagtccgtaaccatggctacaccaaccatcggctctgataccacttgttgggggagacaggggagcccatgggccgaggagcaagacaccaagagatatcaacgccacatcttaacccaaaaccttaaggcattaggtttatgggtcacgtctcttataaagtcttctcctcacccaaacttaaccaatgtgggactccaactccgcacttgaattctcaacaaatcTAATATAGTCTACATTACTCTATAAAACAATCAAGATACTATGAGACTTTTTTCAATTTATCgtaatattttatgttttatgaTAAATTTATAACTTTATGTGAAGgattaaataatatatactaTTGATTGATAATAACTTAtcaattttatcttattttcatGTAATATATCCTAGCCATATCATTCCTATATTTTTATTAGTGTGCTGTGCTGTGCAGTGAATCTCTACTTCCTAGTCTGTAATTTATTTTACTGTAGTCTTAgtcataataatataataata
This portion of the Lotus japonicus ecotype B-129 chromosome 3, LjGifu_v1.2 genome encodes:
- the LOC130742942 gene encoding protein VASCULATURE COMPLEXITY AND CONNECTIVITY-like; the protein is MARVVGIFLCLLIIIMDVAAGILAFQAEIAQNKVKHLRLWIFECREPSHQAFMLGLGAAVLLGLAHAIANLLGGCSCICSQQEFEKAAPSRQLSVACLILTWVLLAVGLSMLVIGALSNNRSDGSCGLSHHHFLSIGGISCFVHGLFCVAYYVSATSSMD